Proteins encoded within one genomic window of Persephonella hydrogeniphila:
- the leuB gene encoding 3-isopropylmalate dehydrogenase has translation MKKSCKITVLPGDGIGPEIMESAIEVLKAISKKYGINFEFHEALIGGAAIDATGDPLPEETLKLAKESDAVLLAAVGGEKWDNLPTDRRPEKGLLKIRKELDLFANLRPGKAYTALLDASPLKENLIKGVDLLVIRELTGGIYFGEPRGIEERNGEKVGYNTMIYYEHEIKRIAKLAFDIARNRRKKVTSVDKANVLEVSAVWREIVTEVHAEYQDVELEHMYVDNCAMQLVRRPKDFDVIVTGNLFGDILSDEAGALTGSLGMLPSASIGERYALYEPVHGSAPDIAGQGIANPIAMILSAAMMLEITCKLPEAARDIENAIDKVLEEGYRTGDIWAPGTKKVSTKEMTKAIIKYII, from the coding sequence ATGAAAAAAAGCTGTAAAATCACTGTTTTACCAGGGGACGGTATTGGACCTGAAATTATGGAATCTGCCATTGAAGTCCTGAAAGCCATCTCTAAAAAATACGGAATAAACTTTGAGTTTCATGAAGCTCTGATAGGTGGAGCTGCTATTGATGCAACAGGGGATCCATTACCTGAAGAGACATTAAAACTTGCAAAAGAGAGTGATGCAGTCCTGCTGGCAGCTGTAGGAGGAGAAAAATGGGATAACCTCCCTACAGACAGAAGGCCTGAAAAGGGACTGCTGAAAATAAGAAAGGAGCTTGACCTTTTTGCAAATCTCAGACCGGGGAAGGCTTATACAGCTTTATTAGACGCATCTCCCCTGAAGGAAAATCTGATAAAAGGTGTAGACTTACTTGTTATAAGAGAACTGACAGGTGGTATATATTTTGGAGAACCAAGGGGAATAGAAGAGAGGAACGGAGAAAAAGTAGGATACAACACTATGATTTATTACGAGCATGAGATAAAAAGGATAGCAAAACTTGCCTTTGATATAGCAAGAAACAGAAGAAAAAAGGTTACAAGTGTAGACAAAGCAAATGTTCTTGAAGTCTCTGCTGTATGGAGAGAGATAGTAACAGAAGTACACGCAGAGTATCAGGATGTGGAGCTGGAACATATGTATGTTGACAACTGTGCTATGCAGCTTGTAAGAAGACCAAAAGACTTTGATGTTATAGTCACAGGAAATCTGTTTGGAGATATTTTATCTGATGAAGCTGGAGCCCTTACAGGCTCACTGGGAATGCTGCCTTCTGCAAGTATTGGGGAGAGATACGCTTTATATGAACCGGTTCACGGCTCAGCTCCTGATATAGCAGGACAGGGGATTGCAAATCCTATAGCGATGATTCTGTCAGCTGCGATGATGCTTGAGATCACATGTAAACTTCCTGAAGCAGCAAGGGATATAGAAAATGCCATAGATAAAGTGTTAGAAGAAGGATACAGAACAGGGGATATATGGGCTCCCGGAACAAAAAAAGTCAGCACAAAGGAGATGACAAAAGCGATAATAAAATATATTATATAA
- the nadC gene encoding carboxylating nicotinate-nucleotide diphosphorylase, with product MLDRIFVRKKIEEFLLEDIGYQDITTDNLHTDREVEALIVSKEDGIIAGIDVSLTVFEVIDSSIKIKKLKNDGETIKKGEEIAVIRGSGKSILKGERVMLNILQRMSGIATNTKRFSEKIEDTKAKILDTRKTTPGFRAFEKYAVRIGGGKNHRFALYDMVMIKDNHISLAGGIKEAVNQIKKNVSPMVKIEVEVSSLEELKETLELDVDIVMLDNMGVEEVKEAVRLNSGRKLIEVSGNITLNNIREYAETGVDFISSGAVIHSAKWLDISLKFI from the coding sequence ATGTTAGACAGAATATTTGTCAGAAAAAAAATCGAAGAATTTCTCCTGGAGGATATAGGGTATCAGGATATAACCACAGACAATCTCCATACAGATAGAGAAGTAGAAGCCCTTATCGTATCTAAAGAAGACGGGATTATTGCTGGTATTGATGTATCTCTTACCGTTTTTGAGGTTATTGACAGCAGTATAAAAATTAAAAAACTGAAAAACGATGGAGAAACTATTAAAAAAGGAGAGGAAATAGCCGTTATCAGAGGAAGTGGCAAATCAATACTGAAAGGCGAAAGGGTGATGCTTAATATACTACAGAGGATGTCAGGTATTGCTACAAACACAAAAAGATTCAGTGAAAAGATAGAGGACACTAAAGCAAAAATTTTAGATACCAGAAAAACAACTCCCGGATTCAGAGCTTTCGAAAAATACGCCGTTAGAATAGGTGGAGGAAAAAATCACAGATTTGCACTTTACGATATGGTTATGATAAAGGATAATCATATATCTCTTGCCGGAGGAATCAAAGAAGCTGTAAACCAGATCAAAAAAAATGTCTCTCCTATGGTAAAAATAGAAGTAGAAGTATCTTCCCTGGAAGAGCTTAAGGAAACCTTGGAATTAGATGTAGATATAGTAATGCTTGACAATATGGGTGTTGAAGAGGTAAAAGAAGCAGTCCGGTTAAATTCTGGAAGAAAGCTCATTGAGGTTTCAGGAAATATAACTCTAAACAATATAAGAGAGTATGCAGAAACTGGAGTTGATTTTATATCTTCAGGAGCTGTTATACATTCGGCAAAATGGCTTGATATCAGTCTTAAATTTATATAA
- the hemJ gene encoding protoporphyrinogen oxidase HemJ, which produces MYLWIKAFHIISVISWMAVLFYLPRLFVYHVENKDKKEFLSVVKIMEYKLYKYIGVPAFWGTVLTGVGMIALNPDIFKSGGWIHLKLTVALLLIAYFFHLSVIRKRLERDICEKSGKFFRMYNEVPTVLMIIIVIMAVVKPF; this is translated from the coding sequence ATGTATTTATGGATAAAAGCTTTTCATATAATATCTGTCATCTCGTGGATGGCTGTTCTTTTTTATCTTCCGAGGCTTTTTGTTTACCATGTAGAAAACAAGGATAAAAAGGAGTTTTTATCTGTTGTTAAAATAATGGAGTACAAACTGTACAAATACATAGGAGTTCCTGCTTTCTGGGGAACTGTTTTGACAGGAGTAGGAATGATTGCTCTCAATCCAGATATATTCAAATCAGGAGGATGGATACATCTCAAACTAACAGTAGCTTTACTGCTCATTGCATACTTTTTCCATCTTTCTGTAATAAGAAAAAGATTAGAAAGGGATATATGCGAAAAGTCTGGGAAATTTTTCCGGATGTACAATGAAGTACCTACAGTTTTAATGATTATTATTGTAATAATGGCTGTTGTAAAACCATTTTAA
- a CDS encoding FeoB-associated Cys-rich membrane protein — translation MSEYIEYIVVILIVGVAFYFLFKKIRYEIKKGQCASCPLYKECESKDKVKLTRK, via the coding sequence ATGAGTGAGTATATTGAGTATATAGTGGTTATTCTTATCGTGGGAGTAGCTTTCTACTTCCTGTTTAAAAAAATAAGGTATGAAATAAAAAAAGGGCAGTGCGCTTCCTGCCCTCTGTATAAAGAGTGTGAAAGTAAAGATAAAGTCAAACTAACAAGAAAATGA
- a CDS encoding HesB/IscA family protein, with the protein MQSTVNFTVTETAAAEIKRIADEQGIENPILRVRVVPGGCSGFQYAMGFDEAVEENDKVIELENGVKIAIDEFSAPYIGGAVLDYVQDFMGGGFTIKNPNAANSCGCGNSFSC; encoded by the coding sequence ATGCAGTCAACAGTTAACTTTACAGTAACAGAAACAGCAGCAGCTGAAATTAAAAGAATTGCTGATGAACAGGGAATAGAAAATCCAATTCTCAGAGTTAGAGTTGTTCCCGGTGGATGCTCTGGATTTCAGTATGCTATGGGATTTGATGAAGCAGTAGAGGAAAACGACAAAGTTATAGAGTTAGAAAACGGGGTTAAAATCGCTATTGATGAGTTTTCAGCACCCTATATAGGTGGAGCTGTTCTTGACTACGTTCAGGACTTTATGGGTGGCGGATTTACAATAAAAAATCCTAACGCTGCAAACTCCTGCGGATGTGGAAACTCATTTTCTTGTTAG
- the sppA gene encoding signal peptide peptidase SppA: protein MKKKIIIGLIIIIVILYFISYFTYRSSPKVAIIDVKGVISDYMSVVENIEKAHRDRSIKAVVIAVDSPGGAVGAAQEIYSAIVKLRKDKPVVVSMGNVAASGGYYISAPANVIYANPGTITGSIGVIIQHVSVSKVLDKIGIKVENIKSGKNKDILYPNNSLTPEQKKLLEETIKDVYNQFLEDIVRYRPVKIDRLKQYADGRIFTGRQAKKLKLVDKLGNIQDAIQEAKKLAGLEGKTVVVIKLRKEEGLLKKMLDSKVSINELVSFPQFYYLMSF from the coding sequence ATGAAAAAGAAAATAATAATAGGACTGATAATTATTATTGTTATCCTGTATTTTATATCCTACTTTACATACAGATCATCACCTAAAGTTGCCATCATCGATGTAAAAGGGGTAATATCAGATTATATGTCTGTAGTAGAAAATATCGAAAAGGCTCATAGAGATAGAAGTATCAAGGCTGTTGTTATAGCAGTAGACAGCCCCGGAGGAGCAGTTGGAGCAGCACAGGAGATATATTCTGCAATTGTAAAACTAAGAAAAGACAAACCGGTAGTAGTATCAATGGGAAATGTGGCAGCTTCTGGAGGATATTACATAAGTGCTCCTGCCAACGTGATATATGCAAATCCAGGAACTATAACAGGTTCTATCGGTGTGATTATACAACATGTAAGCGTATCAAAGGTTTTAGATAAAATAGGAATTAAGGTGGAAAATATAAAAAGCGGTAAAAATAAGGATATCCTGTACCCAAATAACAGCCTTACCCCTGAACAGAAAAAACTGCTTGAAGAGACAATAAAAGATGTTTATAACCAGTTTCTTGAAGATATAGTCAGGTACAGACCTGTAAAAATAGACAGACTAAAACAGTATGCAGATGGAAGAATATTCACAGGTAGACAGGCTAAAAAACTTAAACTTGTTGATAAATTAGGAAATATACAGGACGCCATACAGGAAGCTAAAAAGCTTGCCGGTCTTGAAGGAAAAACTGTAGTTGTGATAAAGCTGAGGAAAGAAGAAGGTTTACTGAAGAAGATGTTAGACTCAAAGGTAAGTATTAATGAGCTTGTTTCATTTCCTCAGTTTTACTATTTGATGAGTTTCTGA
- the rbfA gene encoding 30S ribosome-binding factor RbfA: MRKGHKGEKVNSAIKKALSEIFIYDYPIKDNMITVVRVDTSPDLSKADVYITALKDAEELAQELNGKQGYIGHLLGNRIRIRKIPQLKFIPIPQPSI; encoded by the coding sequence AGGTAAATTCAGCTATAAAAAAGGCATTAAGTGAGATTTTTATCTACGACTATCCTATTAAGGATAATATGATAACAGTAGTAAGGGTAGATACATCTCCAGACCTGAGTAAAGCAGATGTATATATAACAGCTTTAAAAGATGCTGAAGAACTTGCACAGGAATTAAACGGAAAACAGGGATATATAGGACATCTTTTAGGAAACAGGATAAGAATAAGAAAAATACCACAGTTGAAATTTATCCCAATACCACAACCGTCCATTTAG